A genomic region of Mesorhizobium sp. NZP2077 contains the following coding sequences:
- a CDS encoding helix-turn-helix domain-containing protein produces the protein MDGKIVNLKSKIEIYKAMTAGANFADCPVRDVMQGVNGKWSPLLVMALAEKPYRFGELRRLVPDISQRMLTQTLHELQRDGYVRREVFPTKPPSVEYSLTDLGRSMFGALHQLIQWAELNHDAVRAARAGFDATQV, from the coding sequence ATGGACGGCAAGATCGTCAATCTGAAATCGAAGATCGAGATCTATAAAGCCATGACGGCCGGCGCCAACTTCGCCGACTGTCCGGTTCGCGACGTCATGCAGGGCGTCAACGGCAAATGGAGTCCGCTGCTGGTGATGGCGCTCGCGGAGAAGCCCTATCGCTTTGGCGAACTGCGGCGGCTCGTTCCTGATATCTCGCAGCGCATGCTCACCCAGACGCTGCACGAACTGCAACGCGACGGTTATGTGCGTCGCGAAGTGTTCCCGACCAAGCCGCCGAGTGTCGAATACAGCCTGACCGATCTCGGGCGCTCGATGTTCGGCGCCTTGCACCAGCTGATCCAGTGGGCCGAGCTCAACCACGATGCGGTGCGCGCGGCGCG
- a CDS encoding aldehyde reductase, with translation MSGELVLVTGGSGFLGAHCIIALLKAGYRVRTTVRSAKRQADVLAMLKAGGVEPGDRLSFAIADLMSDAGWPQAVAGCDYVLHVASPFPPGVPKHEDDLIIPAREGALRVLRAARDAGVKRVVLTSSFAAIGYGKMPPGPFTEESWTDPMAKVSAYVKSKTLAERAAWDFIATEGGKLELAVVNPVGIFGPVLGSDHSTSTEFVQRMMNGAMPGLPRLSFGVVDARDVADLHVRAMTNPAAKGERFLAVSGDFMTVREIAQTLKARLGDAAARVKTRELPDWLVRIVGLFNAEAAQLVTELGKVKNATNAKAVRLLGWAPRSREDALAATGESLIRLGLLKK, from the coding sequence ATGAGCGGCGAATTGGTGCTTGTCACCGGCGGATCGGGCTTCCTCGGCGCCCACTGCATTATCGCACTCTTGAAGGCGGGCTACCGCGTGCGCACGACCGTGCGCTCCGCCAAGCGGCAAGCCGATGTGCTCGCTATGCTGAAGGCCGGCGGCGTTGAGCCGGGTGACAGGCTCTCCTTTGCCATCGCCGACCTCATGAGCGACGCAGGCTGGCCGCAAGCGGTCGCCGGCTGTGACTATGTGCTCCATGTCGCCTCGCCATTTCCGCCCGGCGTGCCGAAGCACGAGGATGACCTGATCATTCCGGCTCGTGAAGGCGCATTGCGGGTGCTGCGGGCGGCGCGGGACGCCGGTGTGAAACGTGTCGTGCTGACCTCGTCCTTCGCAGCGATCGGCTACGGCAAGATGCCGCCCGGGCCATTCACCGAAGAGAGCTGGACCGATCCGATGGCCAAGGTCAGCGCCTATGTGAAGTCGAAGACGCTTGCCGAGCGCGCGGCCTGGGATTTCATCGCCACTGAGGGCGGCAAGCTAGAGCTTGCGGTCGTCAATCCGGTCGGCATTTTCGGGCCGGTGCTCGGGTCGGACCATTCGACCTCCACCGAATTCGTCCAGCGCATGATGAACGGTGCCATGCCGGGCCTGCCGCGCCTGTCCTTCGGCGTTGTCGATGCGCGCGACGTGGCTGACCTGCATGTGCGCGCCATGACCAATCCGGCGGCGAAGGGCGAGCGCTTCCTGGCTGTATCAGGTGATTTCATGACCGTGCGGGAGATCGCGCAGACCTTGAAGGCGCGGCTCGGCGATGCGGCGGCACGCGTCAAGACGCGGGAGCTTCCCGATTGGCTGGTGCGGATCGTCGGGCTGTTCAACGCGGAAGCCGCGCAGCTGGTGACGGAATTGGGCAAGGTCAAGAATGCCACCAACGCCAAGGCGGTGCGCCTGCTCGGCTGGGCGCCGCGCTCGCGCGAGGATGCGCTGGCCGCTACCGGCGAGAGCCTGATCCGGCTCGGCCTGCTCAAGAAGTAG
- a CDS encoding DMT family transporter → MYLSEILSIGAALCIATSGMLAGELVGRIDALTLTRLQTLAVTVATTIAATVLGGWAGLQAWQMGYLAASGVFGIFIASSAYISSIFALGPRLALLVFSLTSPFALVMGYFFLGETVGPVKLAGVALVIAGIVLAILFGRPAKVQPEGIFPTPPIETAVLPAKQMTLPVGLAFGLVAALGQAAGALVARPVMASGVNPFTAMAIRTGVSAVLFLLLVLVPLRSVAKRPRPSARTLGIGICGALIGTGMGMSLIMAALAGGKVGIVSTLSSLSPVLVLPMVWLRSGYRPPAPAWAGAVLAFAGTALIALG, encoded by the coding sequence ATGTACCTGTCGGAAATTCTCTCGATCGGCGCGGCGCTCTGCATCGCAACGAGCGGCATGCTGGCTGGTGAACTGGTCGGCCGCATCGACGCCTTGACCCTGACCCGCTTGCAGACGCTTGCGGTGACTGTCGCCACTACAATCGCGGCAACAGTGCTGGGCGGCTGGGCCGGGCTGCAGGCATGGCAGATGGGCTACCTTGCCGCTTCCGGCGTGTTCGGGATCTTCATTGCCTCATCGGCCTACATCTCGTCGATATTCGCACTCGGGCCGCGCCTGGCGTTGCTGGTGTTCTCGCTGACCTCGCCCTTTGCCCTGGTCATGGGCTATTTTTTCCTGGGCGAGACGGTCGGTCCCGTCAAACTGGCTGGCGTGGCGCTGGTTATCGCCGGCATTGTGCTGGCCATCCTGTTCGGGCGCCCAGCCAAGGTTCAGCCGGAAGGCATTTTCCCGACACCACCGATCGAGACGGCGGTGCTGCCGGCAAAGCAGATGACCTTGCCTGTCGGTCTTGCCTTTGGACTGGTCGCGGCGCTAGGGCAGGCGGCTGGCGCCCTGGTGGCGCGCCCGGTCATGGCATCGGGCGTCAATCCGTTCACGGCGATGGCGATCCGGACGGGGGTGTCGGCCGTGTTGTTCCTGCTGCTGGTGCTGGTCCCCCTGCGCAGCGTTGCCAAGCGACCCCGGCCGTCGGCGCGAACGCTCGGCATCGGCATTTGCGGCGCACTGATCGGCACCGGCATGGGCATGTCGCTCATCATGGCCGCGCTGGCCGGCGGAAAGGTCGGCATCGTCTCGACATTGTCGTCGCTCTCGCCAGTGCTGGTGTTGCCGATGGTGTGGCTGCGCAGCGGCTACAGGCCGCCGGCGCCGGCCTGGGCCGGGGCGGTGCTCGCCTTCGCCGGCACAGCCCTGATCGCGCTCGGCTGA
- a CDS encoding potassium transporter Kup yields MALANAGSEAEPVELSSHPEIEQHSTKVLMLGALGVVYGDIGTSPIYAFREALVASSHGTVADRGDILGVLSLIIWSLTITVTIKYIMFVLRADNRGEGGVLSLMALARGSFPKRSAVILGIGIVGASLFFGDAVITPAISVLSAVEGMNVVTPAFQPYVVPLTLVILAMVFAVQRFGTGGVGLVFGPVTAVWFLAIGLSGLKHIINDPEILLAISPHYIVAFLIHSPDVAFVTVGAVFLAVTGAEALYADLGHFGRKPIVLAWLAIVFPCLLLNYAGQGAFVLAKNGIVGHPFFEMNEGWALIPMVVLATAATVIASQAVISGAFSLTRQAVQLNMLPRLEILHTSERQSGQIYMPRVNLLLALVVMMLVVGFGESSKLASAYGISVTGNMLVTTVLLYVVMTRIWKWKLGVAIPLTALFAFIDVGFFASNIVKVFEGGWASLAVAFTIVLGMWTWVRGSRYLFDKTRRNEIPLDFLAANLLKKKPQLVSGTAVFLTSDPLSAPTALMHSLKHYKVLHEQNVILSVVTAPQPVVPDSERVKMETVNELFMRVTLTFGYMEQPNIPRALAICRKQGWKFDIMTTSFFLSRRSLKASPNSGMPVWQDKLFIGLARTAADATEYFQIPTGRVVEIGTQVAI; encoded by the coding sequence ATGGCCCTTGCCAATGCTGGTAGTGAGGCAGAACCCGTCGAACTGTCGAGCCATCCGGAGATTGAACAGCATAGCACCAAGGTGCTGATGCTGGGCGCGCTCGGCGTTGTCTATGGAGATATCGGCACTAGCCCGATCTATGCCTTTCGCGAGGCGCTGGTGGCGTCGTCCCACGGCACCGTCGCGGATCGCGGCGATATCCTCGGCGTGCTGTCGTTGATCATCTGGTCGCTGACGATCACCGTTACGATAAAATACATCATGTTCGTGCTTCGCGCCGACAACCGCGGCGAGGGCGGCGTGCTGTCGCTGATGGCGCTGGCACGCGGCAGTTTCCCGAAGCGTTCAGCGGTGATTTTGGGCATCGGTATCGTCGGCGCCTCGCTGTTTTTCGGCGATGCGGTCATTACACCGGCGATTTCAGTGCTTTCGGCGGTCGAGGGCATGAATGTCGTTACGCCTGCTTTCCAGCCTTACGTGGTGCCGCTGACCCTGGTCATCCTCGCCATGGTTTTCGCGGTGCAACGTTTCGGCACGGGCGGGGTGGGGCTGGTGTTCGGCCCGGTAACCGCGGTCTGGTTCCTGGCGATCGGTCTTTCCGGCCTGAAACATATCATCAACGATCCGGAAATCCTGCTCGCGATCAGCCCGCACTATATCGTCGCCTTCCTGATCCATTCGCCGGACGTAGCCTTCGTCACGGTCGGCGCAGTCTTTCTCGCCGTGACCGGTGCGGAAGCGCTCTATGCCGATCTCGGCCATTTCGGCCGCAAGCCGATCGTGCTGGCCTGGCTGGCGATCGTATTTCCCTGTCTGCTGCTCAACTATGCCGGGCAGGGCGCCTTCGTGCTGGCCAAGAACGGCATCGTCGGCCATCCGTTCTTCGAAATGAACGAGGGTTGGGCTCTGATTCCCATGGTCGTGCTGGCTACCGCCGCGACGGTCATTGCCAGCCAGGCGGTGATTTCGGGTGCCTTCTCGCTGACCAGGCAGGCGGTGCAGCTCAACATGCTGCCGCGGTTGGAAATCCTGCACACGTCGGAAAGACAGTCCGGACAGATCTACATGCCGCGTGTCAACCTGTTGCTGGCGCTGGTGGTGATGATGCTGGTGGTCGGCTTCGGCGAGTCCAGCAAGCTCGCCTCCGCTTACGGCATCTCGGTGACCGGCAACATGTTGGTGACGACGGTGCTGCTCTATGTCGTGATGACCCGCATCTGGAAATGGAAGCTGGGGGTGGCGATCCCACTGACCGCACTGTTTGCCTTCATCGACGTCGGCTTCTTTGCCTCCAACATCGTCAAAGTGTTCGAAGGTGGCTGGGCTTCGCTTGCGGTGGCCTTCACCATCGTTCTGGGCATGTGGACCTGGGTGCGCGGCAGCCGCTATCTGTTCGACAAGACCCGCCGCAACGAGATCCCGCTCGATTTCCTCGCCGCCAATCTCTTGAAGAAGAAGCCGCAGCTGGTGTCCGGCACCGCGGTGTTCCTGACCAGCGATCCGCTCAGCGCGCCAACCGCTCTGATGCACAGCCTCAAGCACTACAAGGTGCTGCATGAGCAGAACGTAATCCTTTCGGTGGTGACCGCGCCGCAGCCGGTGGTGCCGGACAGCGAGCGGGTCAAGATGGAGACGGTCAACGAGCTGTTCATGCGGGTGACTTTGACCTTCGGCTACATGGAACAGCCCAACATTCCGCGCGCTTTGGCGATCTGCCGCAAGCAGGGCTGGAAGTTCGACATCATGACGACGTCGTTCTTCCTGTCGCGGCGCTCGCTCAAGGCATCGCCCAATTCCGGCATGCCGGTGTGGCAGGACAAGCTGTTCATCGGCCTGGCACGCACGGCCGCCGATGCAACCGAATATTTCCAGATCCCGACCGGGCGTGTGGTAGAAATCGGCACTCAGGTGGCGATCTGA
- a CDS encoding potassium transporter Kup, with the protein MDLASRGSEAETVEQSSHSGAEQHSTKVLMLGALGVVYGDIGTSPIYAFREALHASPGIDARVHVLGVLSLIVWALTIIVTIKYVAFVLRADNKGEGGTLSLMSLARSAYPKGARLILAIGLCGAALFFGDSIITPAISVLSAVEGLRVVTPTLDAYVVPITLVILAILFSVQRFGTGKVAAVFGPVTALWFLAIGVAGLYHLMDDPSILLAINPYYAVAYLVSTPTAAFVTVGAVFLAVTGAEALYVDLGHFGRKPIVLAWFSMVFPCLLLNYFGQGAFVLANGGRPTNPFFQMLPDWALMPMVGLATAATVIASQAVISGAFSLTRQAVQLNLLPRIEVQHTSEMQHGQIYMPRVNLLVALGVMLLVVGFGSSSSLASAYGISVTGEMLMTTILLFVVMRKLWKWTLAVALPLTLLFGIIDSGFFLANIVKIFEGGWVSITVACLMGLIMGTWIRGTRYLFDKTRRNEIPLDFLAANLLKKKPHLVSGTAVFLTSDPLSAPTALMHSLKHYKVLHEQNVILSVVTAPQPVVPDSERVKMETVNELFMRVTLTFGYMEQPNIPRALAICRKQGWKFDIMTTSFFLSRRSLKASPNSGMPVWQDRLFIGLARTAADATEYFQIPTGRVVEIGTQVAI; encoded by the coding sequence ATGGACCTTGCCAGTCGTGGTAGCGAGGCCGAAACCGTCGAGCAATCAAGCCATTCCGGGGCGGAGCAGCACAGCACCAAGGTGCTGATGCTGGGTGCGCTCGGCGTTGTCTATGGCGATATCGGCACCAGCCCGATCTATGCCTTCCGTGAGGCGCTTCACGCTTCGCCCGGTATCGATGCGCGCGTTCATGTGCTTGGCGTGCTGTCGCTGATCGTCTGGGCGCTGACGATCATCGTGACCATAAAATATGTCGCCTTCGTGCTTCGGGCCGACAACAAGGGCGAAGGCGGTACGTTGTCCCTGATGTCGCTGGCGCGCAGCGCCTATCCCAAAGGCGCGCGACTCATCCTGGCGATCGGCCTTTGCGGCGCGGCACTGTTTTTCGGCGATTCGATCATAACCCCGGCCATCTCCGTGCTGTCGGCGGTCGAGGGCCTCAGGGTGGTGACCCCGACACTGGACGCTTACGTCGTGCCGATTACGCTGGTCATCCTGGCCATCCTGTTCTCGGTGCAACGCTTCGGCACGGGGAAGGTGGCGGCGGTGTTCGGCCCGGTGACCGCGCTGTGGTTCCTGGCTATCGGCGTCGCGGGGCTCTATCACCTGATGGACGATCCATCGATCCTGCTGGCCATCAATCCGTATTACGCGGTCGCCTATCTCGTCAGCACGCCCACGGCCGCCTTTGTCACTGTCGGTGCGGTGTTCCTGGCGGTAACCGGGGCCGAGGCGCTCTATGTCGATCTCGGCCATTTTGGACGCAAGCCCATCGTGCTGGCGTGGTTTTCCATGGTTTTCCCTTGCCTGCTGCTCAACTATTTCGGGCAAGGTGCCTTTGTGCTGGCCAATGGCGGGCGGCCGACCAATCCATTCTTCCAGATGCTGCCTGACTGGGCGCTGATGCCGATGGTGGGACTGGCGACGGCCGCGACCGTCATCGCCAGCCAGGCAGTCATATCAGGTGCTTTTTCGTTGACCCGCCAGGCGGTGCAGCTCAACCTTCTGCCACGCATCGAGGTGCAGCATACGTCCGAAATGCAACACGGCCAGATCTACATGCCCCGCGTCAACCTGCTCGTCGCCCTGGGGGTGATGCTGCTGGTCGTCGGTTTCGGCAGCTCGAGTTCGCTGGCTTCCGCCTACGGCATCTCGGTGACCGGCGAAATGCTGATGACGACGATCCTGCTGTTCGTTGTCATGCGCAAGCTCTGGAAATGGACACTGGCGGTCGCCCTGCCGCTGACCTTGCTGTTCGGTATCATCGACAGCGGCTTCTTCCTGGCAAACATCGTGAAGATCTTCGAAGGCGGCTGGGTGTCGATCACGGTTGCCTGCCTGATGGGGCTGATCATGGGGACCTGGATACGCGGCACCCGCTATCTCTTCGACAAGACCCGCCGCAACGAGATTCCGCTCGATTTCCTCGCCGCCAATCTCCTGAAGAAGAAGCCGCACCTGGTATCTGGCACAGCGGTGTTCCTGACCAGCGATCCACTCAGCGCGCCGACAGCGCTGATGCACAGCCTGAAGCACTACAAGGTGCTGCATGAGCAGAACGTCATCCTTTCGGTGGTGACGGCGCCGCAGCCGGTGGTGCCCGACAGCGAGCGGGTCAAGATGGAGACGGTCAACGAGCTGTTCATGCGGGTGACACTGACCTTCGGCTACATGGAACAGCCCAACATTCCGCGCGCTTTGGCGATCTGCCGCAAGCAGGGCTGGAAGTTCGACATCATGACGACGTCGTTCTTCCTGTCGCGGCGCTCGCTCAAGGCCTCGCCGAATTCCGGCATGCCGGTGTGGCAGGATCGGCTGTTCATCGGCCTGGCGCGCACCGCGGCCGATGCGACCGAATATTTCCAGATCCCGACCGGACGTGTTGTGGAAATCGGTACACAAGTCGCTATTTAA
- a CDS encoding STAS/SEC14 domain-containing protein: MNFLQSVPAIRRIDTGRDDLFAIDVVGHVSAADAENLFGLLEAAYALHQRIDVAVRMVDHDGVDWTDISDETLKEGAVHALEHIGRCAAIGTPDWTPDARHALPKSSPIEFRHFKAEDEAEAWEWFGVQPLSAP, translated from the coding sequence GTGAATTTCCTGCAATCCGTGCCGGCGATCCGTCGCATAGACACCGGTCGCGACGACCTGTTCGCCATCGATGTGGTCGGTCATGTCTCGGCGGCCGATGCAGAAAACCTGTTCGGCCTGCTGGAAGCGGCCTACGCGCTCCATCAGCGAATCGACGTGGCCGTGCGCATGGTCGATCACGATGGCGTCGACTGGACCGACATCTCCGACGAAACCCTCAAAGAGGGCGCCGTCCACGCATTGGAACATATAGGCCGTTGCGCGGCGATCGGGACGCCGGACTGGACGCCGGACGCACGGCACGCTTTGCCCAAGTCCTCGCCCATCGAATTCCGCCATTTCAAGGCCGAGGACGAAGCCGAGGCTTGGGAATGGTTCGGCGTCCAGCCGCTCAGCGCGCCATGA
- a CDS encoding pyridoxine 5'-phosphate synthase, producing the protein MPAKLSVNLNAIAMLRNRRDLPWPSVIGVGRLALAAGAHGLTVHPRPDERHTRHSDVPEIRALIDDEFPKAEFNIEGYPSEDFLALVEKHQPEQVTLVPDDPAQATSDHGWNFVTDAAFLTPIVRRLKKGGFRVSLFSDADPAGMAAARDTGADRIELYTGPYGSYHSDSEKAAKELERLGKTADAAFAAGLQVNAGHDLTVDNLPALAKRIAALAEVSIGHGLTADALEYGMAGTVGRFLRACGW; encoded by the coding sequence ATGCCTGCAAAGCTTTCCGTCAACCTCAACGCCATCGCCATGCTGCGCAACCGCCGTGACCTGCCATGGCCGAGCGTGATCGGTGTCGGCCGGCTTGCCCTTGCCGCCGGAGCGCATGGGCTGACCGTCCACCCGCGTCCCGACGAACGTCACACACGGCATTCCGACGTACCCGAGATCAGGGCGCTGATCGACGACGAGTTCCCGAAGGCTGAATTCAACATCGAGGGCTACCCGAGCGAGGATTTCCTGGCGCTTGTGGAAAAGCACCAGCCCGAACAGGTGACGCTGGTTCCCGATGATCCGGCACAGGCAACCTCCGACCATGGCTGGAACTTCGTCACCGATGCGGCGTTCCTGACGCCGATCGTCAGGCGCTTGAAGAAAGGTGGTTTCAGGGTCTCGCTGTTTTCAGACGCCGATCCTGCCGGCATGGCCGCCGCGCGCGATACCGGCGCCGACCGGATTGAACTCTATACCGGTCCCTATGGCAGCTATCATTCCGATTCCGAAAAGGCGGCCAAGGAGCTGGAAAGACTGGGGAAAACAGCCGACGCGGCGTTCGCGGCCGGCCTCCAGGTCAATGCCGGGCACGATCTGACGGTGGACAATCTGCCTGCCTTGGCGAAGCGCATCGCGGCATTGGCCGAAGTGTCGATCGGACATGGGTTGACAGCCGACGCGTTGGAGTATGGCATGGCCGGAACGGTGGGACGGTTTCTCAGAGCCTGCGGCTGGTAG
- a CDS encoding ATP-dependent RecD-like DNA helicase, giving the protein MEFSPQQDEALQAVARWLQAGQPQLFRLFGYAGTGKTTLARYFADHVDGQVQFAAFTGKAAQVLRSKGAVNARTIHSLIYRPKGEESVENEVTGKTSMSPTFSLNRQSPISRAKLVVIDECSMVDEQLGSDLMSFGTPILVLGDPGQLPPISGGGFFTDHEPDFLLTEIHRQARDNPILRLALDVREGREFMRGDYGTAQVIGKEDVTQELVLKADQVLVGTNRTRRRYNQRLRELKGFNADYPQAGDKLVCLRNDPAKGLLNGSLWRVMTSSRETVKPGINLLVSPEEDDPDRGVAKIKLLKAAFEDPDADIPWQQKKRFDDFDYGYALTVHKAQGSQWNEIVLFDESWAFKETRQRWLYTAITRAAERLTIVR; this is encoded by the coding sequence ATGGAATTCTCTCCCCAACAGGACGAGGCGCTGCAAGCGGTCGCCCGCTGGCTGCAGGCCGGCCAGCCGCAGCTTTTCCGGTTGTTCGGCTATGCCGGCACCGGCAAGACGACGTTGGCGCGCTATTTCGCCGACCATGTCGACGGCCAGGTGCAGTTCGCCGCCTTCACCGGCAAGGCAGCACAAGTGCTGCGCTCCAAGGGGGCGGTTAACGCGCGCACCATCCATTCGCTGATCTATAGGCCGAAGGGCGAGGAATCGGTGGAGAACGAGGTGACCGGCAAGACTTCGATGTCGCCGACCTTTTCGCTCAACCGGCAGAGTCCGATTTCGCGCGCCAAGCTGGTGGTCATCGACGAATGCTCGATGGTCGACGAGCAGCTTGGCAGCGACCTGATGAGTTTCGGCACGCCGATCCTGGTGCTCGGCGACCCCGGCCAATTGCCGCCGATTTCAGGCGGCGGCTTCTTTACCGATCACGAACCGGATTTCCTGCTCACCGAAATCCACCGGCAGGCACGTGACAATCCGATCCTGCGGCTGGCGCTCGATGTGCGCGAAGGCCGCGAATTCATGCGCGGCGACTATGGCACGGCGCAGGTGATCGGCAAGGAAGATGTCACCCAGGAACTGGTGCTCAAGGCGGACCAGGTGCTGGTCGGCACCAACCGCACGCGCCGCCGCTACAACCAGCGCCTGCGCGAGCTCAAAGGCTTCAACGCCGACTATCCGCAAGCCGGCGATAAGCTTGTCTGCCTGCGCAACGATCCAGCCAAGGGACTGCTCAACGGCTCGCTGTGGAGGGTGATGACCTCGTCGCGAGAGACGGTAAAGCCGGGCATCAACCTGCTGGTGTCGCCGGAAGAGGACGATCCGGATCGCGGCGTCGCCAAGATCAAGCTACTCAAGGCGGCGTTCGAGGATCCGGACGCCGACATCCCCTGGCAGCAGAAGAAGCGTTTTGATGATTTCGACTATGGCTATGCGCTGACCGTGCACAAGGCGCAGGGTTCGCAGTGGAACGAAATCGTGCTGTTCGACGAAAGCTGGGCCTTCAAGGAAACCCGCCAGCGCTGGCTCTATACCGCGATCACGCGGGCCGCCGAGCGGTTGACGATCGTCAGATAA
- a CDS encoding SDR family oxidoreductase has protein sequence MTETLLVTGASGQLGRAVIRHLLDAQKVAPASIIATTRGPENLADLAALGVTVRAADFNDPASLEKAFAGADRVLIVSTGDLDLKSDRRLKQHQTAVAAAKAAGVSHLLYTSMPNPEPVSPVLFAGDHYGTEQAIKASGIPYTIFRNGWYQENLFLALPHAIASGKWYSSAGNGRIAHGARDDMAAAIAAGLASGTKESNIYTLTGPHAYTTSEIAALVTEVTGKPLEVIQLPDEALTEGVKAAGLPEDFARIIVSFDANTRSGRIAMVTDAVETLSGRKPQTLKQFLEANKAALAG, from the coding sequence ATGACCGAAACCCTCCTTGTCACCGGCGCTTCCGGCCAGCTTGGCCGCGCCGTCATCCGCCATCTGCTGGACGCTCAGAAAGTCGCGCCGGCAAGCATCATCGCCACCACGCGCGGCCCCGAAAACCTCGCCGACCTGGCGGCACTTGGCGTCACCGTCAGGGCGGCCGACTTCAACGATCCGGCTTCGCTGGAGAAGGCATTTGCCGGCGCCGACCGCGTGCTGATCGTCTCGACCGGCGATCTCGACCTCAAGAGCGACCGTCGCCTGAAGCAGCATCAGACCGCGGTGGCGGCGGCCAAGGCAGCCGGCGTTTCGCATCTGCTTTATACGTCGATGCCCAATCCTGAACCTGTTTCGCCGGTGCTGTTCGCCGGCGACCATTACGGCACCGAGCAGGCGATCAAGGCGAGCGGCATCCCCTACACCATCTTCCGCAATGGGTGGTATCAGGAGAACCTGTTCCTGGCGCTGCCGCACGCCATTGCATCCGGCAAGTGGTACTCCTCGGCCGGCAATGGCCGCATCGCCCACGGCGCCCGTGACGACATGGCCGCTGCGATCGCGGCAGGCCTCGCATCCGGCACAAAGGAGAGCAATATTTACACGCTGACCGGCCCGCACGCCTATACGACGAGCGAGATTGCCGCTCTGGTGACGGAAGTCACCGGCAAGCCGCTGGAAGTCATCCAGCTGCCGGATGAGGCGCTGACCGAAGGCGTCAAGGCAGCGGGCCTTCCTGAGGACTTCGCCCGTATCATTGTTTCCTTCGACGCCAACACGCGGTCCGGCCGCATCGCCATGGTGACGGACGCGGTCGAAACGCTTTCCGGCAGGAAGCCCCAGACGCTGAAGCAGTTTCTTGAGGCCAACAAAGCCGCTCTGGCCGGCTGA
- a CDS encoding nitrile hydratase accessory protein has protein sequence MSRPEAKATAADLPAGPDAPVFAEPWQAEAFAMTVALHDKGLFSWGEWAEALSAEVKKPGAAADGHDYYEHWLAALEGLLASKGLAARPDVDAMTEAWERAAHATPHGKPILLENDPEFQSA, from the coding sequence TTGAGCCGGCCTGAAGCGAAAGCGACCGCCGCCGATTTGCCCGCGGGCCCGGATGCGCCTGTCTTCGCCGAGCCTTGGCAGGCCGAAGCATTCGCCATGACCGTGGCGCTGCACGACAAGGGCCTGTTCTCGTGGGGCGAATGGGCGGAGGCCTTGTCGGCAGAGGTGAAGAAGCCGGGTGCGGCAGCCGACGGCCATGACTATTACGAGCATTGGCTGGCGGCGCTGGAAGGGCTGCTTGCCTCAAAGGGGTTGGCCGCCAGGCCCGATGTCGATGCGATGACTGAAGCCTGGGAACGCGCCGCGCATGCCACGCCGCATGGCAAGCCAATCCTGCTGGAAAACGATCCTGAGTTCCAATCCGCCTGA